A window of the Diabrotica undecimpunctata isolate CICGRU chromosome 1, icDiaUnde3, whole genome shotgun sequence genome harbors these coding sequences:
- the LOC140450535 gene encoding kallikrein-7-like: MAGLKVFVLFALLATTYGFHQIRSRNTRNGLGLDGSTQATDGQFPWVVSLQSSFLFINSHVCGGVILNENWVLTSAECQDAANKVVAGAVKLQGDDPNKQTVDIEQWVIHPDYNSQEVGPNDIALVKLKEPLKLNDAVKAANLPEQGAAVNGSADLVGYGDSFLPDFNTLGYISDLPLISYDDCKQALDDLLQQESPLDEKSNLCAGVLANGANNCDGDTGSPLTQNDVVIGITTWIITPCNSRGAPDVFTNVANFVDWINENISQ; encoded by the exons GATTTCACCAAATAAGATCTAGAAACACTCGCAATGGTTTAGGTTTGGACGGTTCTACACAGGCTACAGATGGACAATTCCCCTGGGTAGTTTCACTTCAATCAagctttttgtttattaattcacACGTTTGTGGAGGTGTCATCTTAAACGAAAACTGGGTTCTTACATCTGCCGAATGCCAAGATGCTGCCAACAAAGTAGTGGCTGGAGCTGTTAAGCTACAAGGAGATGATCCTAATAAACAGACTGTTGATATTGAACAATGGGTGATTCATCCCGACTATAACTCACAAGA agtTGGACCTAACGATATTGCTTTAGTTAAACTAAAGGAACCTTTGAAACTTAACGATGCCGTTAAAGCCGCTAATTTGCCCGAGCAAGGAGCAGCAGTTAATGGATCAGCTGATCTTGTTGGATATGGCGACAGCTTCTTGCCTGATTTCAATACTTTAGGCTACATCTCAGACTTACCTCTTATAAGCTACGATG ACTGCAAACAAGCTCTTGACGATTTATTGCAACAGGAAAGTCCTTTGGATGAAAAGAGCAACCTTTGTGCAGGAGTATTAGCAAATGGAGCTAATAACTGCGATGGAGATACCGGTAGTCCTCTTACCCAAAATGATGTTGTTATTGGTATTACCACTTGGATCATCACCCCATGCAATAGCAGGGGAGCCCCTGATGTATTTACCAATGTAGCCAACTTTGTTGACTGGATCAATGAAAACATTTCACAATAA